The Sphaerochaeta sp. genomic sequence GCGGTGGTCCTTCTCTCTGCCATTATGGAGGCAGTGAAATCGGCGTTGCTTGCCGAAGGCGGACAGCGGATGGTCACGGAGCTTCGCCGGAAGATGGGATCCAAGCTGTTCCGGTTGCCGCTCTCCTCCTTCACCCACCACAGTCCCGGCGAAGTGGCGTCCCACTTCAGCAACGACGCCGAGCAGGTCAACGCGCTGTTCTCAAACGGGTTGGCGAATCTGGTGATCGACCTGTCCAAGGTGATCGGCATCGTAGTCTCCATCGCGTTGTTCTCTCCTCGCCTGGCCCTTCTGGTGCTTTGCTTCATCCCGGTGATCATCGTGATCACCCGAGGGTTCCGTAGGGCGATGTTCCGTTCCCAACAGGCCAATCTCCAGGAACTCTCACACGTGAGTTCCACGTTGGCGGAGACCCTTGCCGCTCTTCCGATGATCAAATCCTACGCCCGGGAACCGTACATGGAAGCGCAGTACCGGAAAGAGCTTTCCGAAAACTTCACCACGATGGATCGGGTCAACAGCTATGACTCGGTGTTTTCCGCCATCATCACCATCCTGAAGTCCGTGGTGATCGCCCTGACCGTACTTCTGTCAGCCCAGAGCGGCTGGTCGCTTGGCATCACCGCCGGAATGCTGGCCGCTTCCATCGATTTGGTCAGCGATCTGTTCCAACCAATTGACGCGCTCGGCATGGAAATGGAACAGATCCAGAAAGGCAGGAGCGGAATCGCGGCCATTGACCGGTTTCTGTCCCTTGCCGAGGAACCTCCGAAAAACGAAAAGCTCACCCTGGAGGATGTGCTTCCTTCCCATTCCGCCACCCTCTGTTTCCAGCATGTCTCGTTCCGCTATCCGGATGGATCGGAGGATGTCCTGACGAACATGGACCTTGCCATTCCCGCAGGAGAACACGTCACGTTCCTGGGACGCACCGGAGTGGGGAAATCGACGTTGTTCCGCCTGGTTCTCGGCTTGATGCATCCGACGCAAGGGGAAATCCTTCTGAACGGCATTGATGTCTTTTCCATCCCGACGAAATGGAGGCGACGCATCTACGGGTACGTCAGCCAGGAGTTCACTCCGGTCGAGGGATCCCTCACCGACCAGGTCAGCCTGGGTGATCCCGCCATCAGCCCGGAGGCATGCGCCAGGGCATTGGCGTTCGTCGGCTTGTGTGACGACGGTTCTTCTGTCGACATTCTCTCCCAAGGACAGAAACAACTGCTCTCCATCGCCCGGGCCATCGTCTGCGAACCTCCGATCCTTCTTTTGGACGAACCCACCTCCGCCATTGACACGCAAACGGAGCGTCATCTGTGGGAGATCATGGAGAAGGCGGGAACCGGAAGGACGGTATTGACCATCACCCACCGAAGTTCCTGTCTGGAGAAGACGGATCATATCATACGGCTGGGGAAATAACGGATTTCTTCATCTCGGATACAGAAATGCCGATGGATCACATCTTTCTATTTCATACGTTGAAACATCCCGTATTGGATGGTACACTTAGGGTATGGATGACAAGCCATCAACTCCTGTCAGATCTGTGGATCGGGCATTAGCTATCATTGAAGTATTATCCAGCCACCCCAAAGGGCTCGGCCTCCTGGACCTTTCCCGGGAAGTGTCGCTGAACAAGACCACCACCTACCGCCTGCTCTGCGCCATCATGAACCATGGTTGGGTCACGAAGGATGCCACCACAGGAAAATACCGGCTCACCTTGATGCTGTTTGAATTGGGCAGCAGGGTATCCGCCAGGACCAATGTGCTGACCATTGCCCGCCCGTATCTGGAAGACTTGTCCGCCCAGTTCAGGGAGACGGTCCACCTGGTCATACGGGACGGCAGTGATGTCGTGTATCTCTACAAGGAAGATTCGTTGAACCGGTCGGTGAAGATGGGGTCCCAGGTAGGGAACCGGTATCCGATGTATTGTACCGGTGTGGGAAAGGCCATCCTCGCCTATCTCAGTGAAGAAGATCTGGAAGAAGTATGGAAATCATCCCATGTCGTCGCGCGGACACAGACCACCATCACCAGCCTCGATGCCATGAAGAAAGAATTGGCGGAAACCAGAAAGCGTGGATGGGCGGTCGACAACGAGGAGAATGAGATCGGGGTGCGATGCGTCGCCGCGCCGATCCTCAGCCGCAAGGGATACCCGGTGGCTTCCATCAGCATCGCAAGTTCCGTATTCCACATCACGAAAGAAACGATTGGCAACTACGCG encodes the following:
- a CDS encoding ABC transporter ATP-binding protein/permease, yielding MTSTRSVMADACRHHPWKVLALLLLVALVVLASLAPPQILRIIIDRHLAPGHREGLAILAVCYVAVVLLSAIMEAVKSALLAEGGQRMVTELRRKMGSKLFRLPLSSFTHHSPGEVASHFSNDAEQVNALFSNGLANLVIDLSKVIGIVVSIALFSPRLALLVLCFIPVIIVITRGFRRAMFRSQQANLQELSHVSSTLAETLAALPMIKSYAREPYMEAQYRKELSENFTTMDRVNSYDSVFSAIITILKSVVIALTVLLSAQSGWSLGITAGMLAASIDLVSDLFQPIDALGMEMEQIQKGRSGIAAIDRFLSLAEEPPKNEKLTLEDVLPSHSATLCFQHVSFRYPDGSEDVLTNMDLAIPAGEHVTFLGRTGVGKSTLFRLVLGLMHPTQGEILLNGIDVFSIPTKWRRRIYGYVSQEFTPVEGSLTDQVSLGDPAISPEACARALAFVGLCDDGSSVDILSQGQKQLLSIARAIVCEPPILLLDEPTSAIDTQTERHLWEIMEKAGTGRTVLTITHRSSCLEKTDHIIRLGK
- a CDS encoding IclR family transcriptional regulator; translated protein: MDDKPSTPVRSVDRALAIIEVLSSHPKGLGLLDLSREVSLNKTTTYRLLCAIMNHGWVTKDATTGKYRLTLMLFELGSRVSARTNVLTIARPYLEDLSAQFRETVHLVIRDGSDVVYLYKEDSLNRSVKMGSQVGNRYPMYCTGVGKAILAYLSEEDLEEVWKSSHVVARTQTTITSLDAMKKELAETRKRGWAVDNEENEIGVRCVAAPILSRKGYPVASISIASSVFHITKETIGNYAEAVMDTAKIISEQLGL